One Eremothecium cymbalariae DBVPG#7215 chromosome 2, complete sequence DNA window includes the following coding sequences:
- the STB1 gene encoding Stb1p (similar to Ashbya gossypii ADL172W): MSVDMDLKPLSPQKEQEIASKILKRAELAQMTRQLKLGLSKVASPKKSSGVASNNNGVNKSVGMRSQVSKINEGKGCGSGILNRNSPTKVSKSTPVLSRLVRESRHADLMTQVVDTKENGAHSRGSWPLLKKQRAQCEGPLTEIQSKASRANSKEGARLVVPTTPKPKRRVNNTMGAVVTNSSTGNLGGSNNEEVGADLLMYLATSPYSSMKNSAQIGSPKIPMTPSYHNQVSAASDAVRLSHMKPYGSPQSVFKAPGQSIGGHFVSNGGSSSLLSQGSIQDIMDSPNLSLYMSPSPHKRKNSSGYLLPASSIIDASSMGDSFRPPSSSHSLTSRLLRTPNFNMNDYVHNLFSPSPRIDSGGSSGSTQDRRD, encoded by the coding sequence ATGTCTGTGGATATGGATTTGAAGCCATTATCGCCCCAGAAGGAGCAAGAGATTGCTTCTAAAATCCTCAAGAGAGCTGAGCTGGCTCAGATGACCCGTCAATTAAAGCTTGGGCTTAGTAAAGTCGCGTCTCCTAAGAAAAGTTCAGGAGTGGccagcaacaacaatgGTGTGAATAAGAGTGTTGGTATGCGGAGTCAGGTTTCAAAAATCAATGAAGGGAAGGGATGTGGATCAGGCATTCTGAATAGAAATTCACCTACTAAGGTGTCGAAAAGTACTCCGGTGCTGAGTCGATTGGTTAGGGAAAGCCGACACGCGGACCTTATGACACAAGTAGTAGACACGAAGGAGAATGGTGCACATAGTCGAGGGTCGTGGCCgttattgaagaagcagcgCGCGCAGTGTGAGGGCCCATTAACTGAGATTCAATCGAAGGCTAGTAGGGCGAATTCGAAAGAGGGAGCGAGGCTGGTGGTGCCTACGACGCCAAAGCCCAAACGGCgtgttaataatactaTGGGTGCTGTAGTTACAAATTCGAGCACGGGGAATTTAGGAGGCAGCAACAACGAAGAGGTAGGGGCAGATCTGCTGATGTACCTGGCAACTAGCCCTTACAGTTCGATGAAGAATTCAGCACAGATAGGGTCACCTAAGATCCCGATGACCCCCTCGTACCACAACCAAGTGTCTGCTGCATCCGATGCAGTAAGGCTGTCACATATGAAGCCTTATGGCTCTCCGCAGTCAGTATTCAAAGCGCCAGGCCAATCGATAGGTGGGCATTTCGTTAGCAATGGAGGCTCATCCTCTCTTCTATCCCAAGGTAGCATACAGGATATTATGGACTCTCCAAATTTGTCCCTGTACATGTCTCCGTCGCCACACAAGAGGAAAAATAGCAGTGGATATCTATTACCTGCTTCTTCCATTATAGATGCGTCCTCAATGGGTGATTCATTCCGCCccccctcctcctcccATTCCTTGACTTCCCGGCTTCTGCGCACACCTAATTTTAACATGAACGATTATGTCCACAACTTGTTCAGTCCATCGCCAAGAATAGATTCAGGTGGCAGCTCAGGGAGCACACAAGACAGAAGAGATTGA
- the ALR1 gene encoding Mg(2+) transporter ALR1 (similar to Ashbya gossypii ADL171W) encodes MVSDSQTCGKEQTLSPNASSVASLVSTKTDEHNELYDHRAHPVSVPKKPSAAARNQGGDGDGSNRCHYSGDGRVAVYGLKQEEPGRFKRSAITSGITFEDDSDEEYSKMASNSIRPGGATRTGSARPSRVAHSMPFQQQLYNPSKDTFAVDTDGTGHHSAGAKPRRGSKAPSVTELPLKNNKSRAFSESSSQGNAAHFLTRTVSYKSQDSGYVNARRNRKLSVGSDDSNASRESQETEEDVCFPMQQPEHTRINGIDFDELEEFAVESIRIQTSLKASVDMIGAVDSGAKFSGTPGTSSGTSTSISSAALKYVPKEVYSHSQQNSLADVLAPGVSFGNNKVEVDEYVPTNDHSSHMNESAVHSATNNQDINSTTPPPNYKIPDRFSFFCSDAGETIHAPDLPSLVEPGQSYREFFRNGADTWWLDCICPTDEEMRCIAKAFGIHPLTAEDIRMQETREKVELFKSYYFVCFHTFENDPESEDFLEPINIYMVVFRNGVLTFHFTPVSHPASVRRRVRQLRDYVDVNSDWICYALIDDITDSFAPVIQAIEYEADVIEDSVFMYRDMDVAAMLQTIGEGRRKTMTLMRLLSGKADVIKMFAKRCQDEANGIGPALTSEINIANLQYGQPGDISPRFRPQILAQSAQQQQNRTSTRSQPRADIALYLGDIQDHVITMFQNLLSYEKIFSRSHSNYLAQLQVESFRCNNRVTEMLGRVTMIGTMLVPLNLITGLFGMNVKVPGDSGSGNYYWFIGIVLFLIILATGSCFFSSWWISRANTPTTLNEAAESATRSVLRFGRRNNPQSAGRPAGNKSVISSPSRFTRYY; translated from the coding sequence ATGGTATCGGACTCTCAAACGTGCGGCAAAGAGCAAACTTTGTCACCAAATGCGTCCTCTGTCGCTTCGCTTGTATCTACCAAAACAGATGAACATAATGAGCTGTATGATCATCGAGCACATCCTGTGTCTGTTCCTAAGAAACCATCGGCTGCTGCTAGGAATCAGGGGGGCGATGGAGACGGGAGTAATCGATGTCATTACTCTGGAGATGGTCGTGTGGCAGTATATGGTCTTAAACAAGAGGAGCCTGGTCGGTTCAAAAGAAGTGCTATAACCAGCGGAATTACTTTTGAAGACGACTCTGATGAGGAATATTCGAAAATGGCTTCGAATTCTATCAGACCTGGTGGTGCTACGAGAACGGGAAGTGCAAGGCCATCTCGTGTCGCACATTCTATGCCCTTCCAGCAGCAACTGTACAATCCATCGAAGGACACATTTGCCGTCGATACTGATGGTACAGGTCACCATAGTGCTGGAGCGAAGCCTAGAAGGGGTTCTAAGGCTCCATCAGTTACTGAACTTCCAttgaagaataataaaTCTCGGGCGTTCTCGGAGTCTTCTTCCCAAGGAAATGCAGCGCATTTCCTCACAAGAACAGTATCTTACAAATCACAGGACTCCGGTTACGTAAACGCTAGACGCAACAGGAAGCTTTCAGTGGGCAGCGATGATTCAAACGCGTCTAGAGAGTCTcaagaaacagaagaagATGTGTGTTTTCCTATGCAACAACCTGAGCATACTAGAATAAACGGTATTGACTTTGACGAGTTAGAAGAGTTTGCAGTTGAATCAATTCGTATTCAGACCTCTTTGAAGGCATCCGTCGATATGATTGGGGCTGTTGATTCTGGCGCAAAATTTTCTGGAACTCCGGGCACTTCTTCTGGCACTTCTAcatcaatatcttcagCCGCATTGAAGTATGTCCCAAAGGAGGTGTATTCACACAGTCAACAAAATTCCTTGGCGGATGTGTTGGCGCCTGGTGTCTCATTTGGTAATAACAAAGTAGAAGTTGACGAATATGTTCCAACGAACGATCACTCCAGTCATATGAACGAGTCTGCCGTACACAGTGCTACTAATAATCAAGATATTAATAGTACAACCCCTCCACCTAATTATAAGATTCCTGATAgattttcatttttttgttccGATGCCGGAGAAACTATTCACGCTCCCGACCTTCCATCTTTAGTAGAGCCAGGCCAATCTTATCGTGAGTTCTTTAGAAATGGTGCTGATACCTGGTGGCTCGATTGTATTTGTCCAACAGATGAGGAGATGCGTTGTATTGCGAAGGCTTTTGGTATTCACCCTTTGACGGCTGAAGATATTCGTATGCAAGAAACTCGTGAAAAGGTGGAACTATTCAAGtcatattattttgtttgtttCCATACATTTGAGAATGATCCTGAATCTGAAGATTTCTTGGAGCCCATCAACATCTATATGGTTGTTTTCAGAAATGGTGTGTTGACATTCCATTTCACTCCTGTTTCTCATCCAGCTAGTGTAAGACGGCGTGTAAGACAGTTGCGTGATTATGTTGATGTTAATTCCGACTGGATTTGTTATGCGCTCATCGATGATATTACCGATAGTTTTGCCCCTGTGATCCAAGCGATTGAGTATGAAGCTGACGTAATTGAAGATTCTGTGTTTATGTATCGTGACATGGACGTTGCTGCAATGTTACAAACAATTGGTGAAGGTAGACGCAAAACCATGACGTTGATGAGATTGTTAAGTGGTAAGGCAGATGTCATCAAGATGTTTGCTAAGAGATGTCAAGATGAAGCTAATGGTATTGGACCTGCTTTAACTTCTGAAATTAATATTGCAAACCTACAATATGGACAACCTGGGGACATTTCTCCAAGATTTCGTCCACAAATTTTAGCGCAATCAgcacaacagcagcaaaaTCGAACCTCTACAAGATCCCAGCCAAGAGCTGATATTGCCTTATATTTGGGCGATATTCAAGATCATGTTATTACaatgtttcaaaatttgcTTTCTTACGAAAAGATCTTCTCACGTTCACATTCCAACTATTTGGCTCAGTTGCAGGTTGAATCATTCCGTTGCAACAATCGCGTAACTGAAATGTTAGGCAGGGTGACCATGATTGGTACAATGTTAGTgcctttgaatttgattaCCGGTTTGTTTGGAATGAATGTTAAAGTTCCAGGAGATTCAGGCTCTGGCAATTATTATTGGTTTATTGGGATTGTACTTTTCCTCATAATTCTAGCAACGGGCTCGTGTTTTTTTTCCTCCTGGTGGATATCCAGAGCTAATACTCCAACTACATTAAATGAGGCTGCTGAATCTGCCACCAGATCGGTTTTGAGATTCGGACGCCGGAACAATCCCCAAAGCGCAGGTCGACCAGCAGGAAACAAGTCTGTGATAAGCTCTCCTAGTAGGTTTACCCGTTATTATTGA
- the VPS68 gene encoding Vps68p (similar to Ashbya gossypii ADL169W), whose product MEQEQARLFRFPFSLPNSVVTRKLSVYTAGALYAIGFWLFLDCVLYSKNANGSEVHVTFVDWIPIICNSLGMLIVSSIDKDRLLEDVLGSGSFAGTSQKAWQAQAVLFFGFALQAGGLSGSFAVLVLKFLVNGYNRYPTLGMGINNVLGNICIVFSCVFLWVAHNIEDEYSYSLTL is encoded by the coding sequence ATGGAACAAGAGCAGGCTAGGTTGTTTCGGTTCCCATTTTCATTGCCAAACAGTGTAGTAACTCGTAAGTTGAGTGTGTACACTGCTGGAGCTTTATACGCGATTGGGttttggttatttttgGACTGTGTGCtatattcaaagaatgCAAATGGATCTGAGGTTCATGTGACATTTGTAGATTGGATTCCAATAATTTGTAACAGTTTGGGCATGTTGATTGTTAGTTCAATTGATAAGGATCGGTTGTTAGAAGATGTATTGGGTTCTGGGTCATTTGCTGGGACTAGTCAGAAAGCATGGCAGGCACAAGCTGTGTtattctttggttttgcACTGCAAGCTGGGGGGCTGTCAGGTTCTTTTGCTGTGTTAGTGTTGAAGTTCCTTGTGAATGGTTATAATAGGTATCCAACACTTGGAATGGGGATTAATAATGTCCTCGGTAATATATGCATCGTTTTTAGCTGTGTTTTTCTATGGGTCGCACATAATATAGAGGACGAATACTCGTATTCCTTAACTTTATAG
- a CDS encoding GSK family serine/threonine-protein kinase (similar to Ashbya gossypii ADL168C), translating to MSHQDQFIADDVTSNRSNVTAKMLVKEYKRIGHGAFGTVVQAYLTPDNKEWYGPFAIKKVPAQTEYKSRELAILRIADHPNVVKLEYFFTHVSPTDGKLYQHLAMECLPETLQHEILRYTQNKLDLPLKHVKLYTYQIARGMLYLHALGICHRDIKPSNILVDPKNGVLKICDFGSAKKLEQNKPSISYICSRFYRAPELIVGCTQYTTQIDIWGLGCVIGEMLIGKAVFQGQEPLIQLHEIAKLLGPPDKKFIFFSNPSYGGPLFSKPLFSGTPQQRFEKYFGHAGADGIDLLMKVLCYSPEHRLSPRRVLCHSFLEDLRRERYFFPGGSSQPKQLPDLFDFSDFELEVIGDLLSEIVGQ from the coding sequence ATGTCTCATCAGGATCAATTTATCGCTGATGACGTGACATCGAATCGTTCAAATGTGACGGCAAAGATGTTGGTGAAGGAGTATAAACGAATAGGTCATGGTGCCTTTGGAACGGTGGTGCAAGCGTATTTAACACCCGACAATAAAGAGTGGTATGGACCTTTTGCAATTAAGAAGGTACCTGCGCAGACAGAGTATAAGTCTCGTGAACTAGCGATTCTGAGGATTGCAGACCATCCAAATGTTGTCAAACTGGAGTATTTTTTTACACATGTATCGCCGACGGATGGGAAGTTGTATCAGCATTTGGCAATGGAGTGTCTTCCAGAGACTTTGCAGCATGAAATTTTGAGGTATACACAGAATAAGTTGGATCTACCGTTGAAGCATGTGAAGCTTTATACGTATCAGATTGCCCGTGGTATGCTTTATCTACATGCTTTAGGGATTTGCCATAGAGATATTAAGCCTTCCAATATTCTTGTGGATCCCAAGAATGGTGTGCTGAAAATATGTGATTTCGGCTCTGCTAAAAAATTAGAACAAAACAAGCCCTCAATTAGCTATATCTGTTCACGTTTCTATCGTGCGCCTGAGCTAATTGTTGGCTGTACGCAATATACAACACAGATAGACATTTGGGGCCTCGGATGTGTCATCGGGGAGATGCTTATAGGTAAGGCCGTTTTTCAAGGCCAGGAACCGTTAATACAATTACACGAGATTGCCAAGCTGCTAGGACCTCCTGATAAGAAgtttatcttcttttccaacCCTTCTTATGGCGGTCCATTGTTTTCCAAACCATTGTTCAGCGGCACTCCGCAGCAACgatttgaaaagtatttCGGACATGCTGGCGCGGACGGCATTGACCTTTTGATGAAAGTTCTATGCTATAGTCCTGAACATAGGCTATCTCCGAGAAGGGTGCTTTGCCATTCTTTTCTCGAAGACCTCAGACGTGAGCGTTACTTTTTCCCAGGTGGGAGCTCCCAACCAAAACAGTTGCCTGATCTCTTTGATTTCTCCGATTTCGAGCTGGAAGTAATCGGCGACCTGTTGTCAGAAATAGTTGGACAGtaa
- the MRPS18 gene encoding mitochondrial 37S ribosomal protein uS11m (similar to Ashbya gossypii ADL167W), producing MIIGTMGLWKSGVRRFSSGVRLLEAGGGAAVMTKDMILGHGSSIVSPGSGMAGSRVGGGNLQERIVKYVLSCRFTKNNTHFTCSAVVEDMKFLEKNAELSYNEKFLYYLQLPQKVKFHISTGNLGFRKAARGEYEAAFQTSAKALQMLEERGLLDRNVEIVMRDFGKGRQAFIAALNGKEGTKVRPRVSRVADATALKFGGVRAPRPRRL from the coding sequence ATGATTATTGGAACTATGGGTTTGTGGAAGTCTGGTGTCAGGCGGTTTTCCAGTGGAGTGCGGTTGTTGGAAGCAGGGGGGGGTGCGGCGGTGATGACGAAGGATATGATACTGGGACATGGGTCCAGTATTGTTTCGCCTGGGAGTGGTATGGCTGGCTCCAGGGTGGGAGGGGGGAATCTTCAGGAGCGGATCGTGAAGTACGTGTTGAGTTGTCGGTTCACGAAGAACAACACGCATTTCACGTGCTCTGCTGTGGTCGAGGACATGAAGTTTCTGGAGAAAAATGCGGAGTTGTCGTACAATGAGAAGTTCCTGTACTATTTGCAGCTGCCGCAGAAGGTCAAGTTTCATATATCGACTGGGAATCTTGGGTTCCGGAAGGCTGCGCGGGGGGAGTACGAGGCAGCATTTCAGACGAGCGCGAAGGCGCTGCAGATGCTGGAGGAGCGTGGGTTGTTAGACCGGAACGTTGAGATAGTGATGAGAGATTTTGGCAAAGGTAGGCAGGCTTTCATTGCTGCTCTGAACGGCAAGGAGGGCACGAAGGTGCGCCCAAGGGTGTCGAGGGTAGCGGATGCCACGGCTTTGAAGTTTGGTGGTGTTAGAGCACCAAGACCCAGAAGGTTGTGA
- the RPL25 gene encoding 60S ribosomal protein uL23 (similar to Ashbya gossypii ADL166W 1-intron) produces MAPSTKAAAAKKAVVKGTNGKKALKVRSSATFRLPKTLKLARTPKYASKSVPHYTRLDAYKVIEKPVNSETAMKKVEDGNTLVFQVSLKANKHQIKNAIKELYEVDVLSVNTLVRPNGTKKAYVRLTKDHDALDIANRIGYI; encoded by the exons ATGGCTCCATCTA CTaaggctgctgctgctaaAAAGGCTGTTGTCAAGGGTACTAACGGTAAGAAGGCTTTGAAGGTCAGAAGCTCTGCCACCTTTAGATTGCCAAAGACCTTGAAGTTGGCCAGAACTCCAAAGTACGCCTCCAAGTCTGTCCCACACTACACCAGATTAGATGCTTACAAGGTTATTGAAAAACCAGTGAACTCTGAAACTGCCATGAAGAAGGTTGAAGATGGTAACACTTTGGTATTCCAGGTCTCCTTGAAGGCTAATAAGCACCAGATCAAGAATGCTATCAAGGAACTATACGAAGTCGACGTTTTGTCGGTTAACACTTTGGTTAGACCAAATGGTACCAAGAAGGCTTACGTCAGATTGACTAAGGACCACGATGCTTTGGACATTGCCAACAGAATTGGTTACATCTAA
- a CDS encoding uncharacterized protein (similar to Ashbya gossypii ADL165C), with product MEYTPPPSYNSIDLESQAKTGGVSERYGTTALSCGLWGLTTVLSALTIHYDSSGSLVSLGVTIPTLLTLFYVVFHINNRIQDGSKWIWTCISYFPALQLFISALIFFSDRGVWHWFTVCLFSCTLITIVLIYCSWQTIEEWEQDADWEARNQFVIYGIPLMAIAALYLTAIVPPRWIATAYFLYLSVLLSLTTKNLYLNTELEHVLFSNMRINAIMFFMFLSFSSL from the coding sequence ATGGAATACACACCCCCACCATCATACAACTCAATTGATTTAGAGTCGCAAGCCAAAACTGGCGGTGTATCTGAACGCTACGGTACAACGGCGCTCTCTTGCGGACTATGGGGGCTTACTACGGTACTTTCTGCGCTGACTATCCACTACGACAGCTCGGGATCACTGGTATCTCTTGGGGTGACAATTCCAACGTTACTTACACTATTCTACGTTGTGTTCCATATCAATAACAGGATTCAGGATGGAAGTAAGTGGATTTGGACGTGTATTTCGTACTTTCCTGCTTTGCAACTATTCATATCGGCGcttatttttttctctGACAGGGGTGTTTGGCACTGGTTTACGGTGTGTCTGTTCAGTTGTACCCTTATCACGATAGTACTAATATATTGCTCGTGGCAAACTATAGAAGAATGGGAGCAAGATGCAGACTGGGAAGCCAGGAACCAATTTGTTATCTATGGGATACCGCTTATGGCCATTGCAGCATTGTATCTAACGGCTATAGTGCCGCCCAGATGGATCGCAACCGCGTACTTCCTATACCTTTCTGTGTTGCTTTCTCTCACCACAAAAAACCTCTATTTAAATACTGAGTTGGAGCATGTACTTTTTTCCAATATGCGTATAAACGCTATAATGTTCTTTATGTTCCTCTCGTTTTCTAGCCTCTGA
- the MDH2 gene encoding malate dehydrogenase MDH2 (similar to Ashbya gossypii ADL164C) gives MPHITETTGSTVKVAVLGAAGGIGQSLSLLLKTQLSQLLKPDQHAGIRLELALYDIAAQVLDGVAADLSHINTPVSLKHYVPASREDQTALHACLENSAVVIIPAGVPRKPGMTRDDLLAVNGKIVAGLADSIARVCDLKRAFVLVISNPVNTLVPVVVNKLISTAQSLKRDCKGIERRVFGVTQLDMVRASAFVQQYSDYENNELPHVPVIGGHSGETIVPLLGAAQKRYGFSADQRFALVRRIQYGGDEVVKAKNGAGSATLSMAYAAYVTAVPFVELFLGTRDSFTGTLFVSLIDHSGKPIAAGAQELLAATDHTAYFAAPVTITVHDGVTAVDYKVLDLADEEDKTKLLPACVKGLKSNIEAGLSLDV, from the coding sequence ATGCCTCATATCACTGAAACCACCGGAAGCACCGTGAAGGTCGCTGTTCTAGGCGCTGCAGGCGGCATAGGACAATCGCTGTCGCTGCTGTTAAAAACACAGCTGTCGCAGTTGCTGAAGCCAGACCAACACGCAGGCATCAGACTGGAGCTGGCCTTATACGATATTGCCGCCCAAGTCCTTGACGGCGTCGCAGCAGACCTTTCCCACATCAATACCCCCGTTTCCCTCAAGCACTACGTGCCTGCCTCCAGGGAGGACCAAACAGCACTCCACGCTTGTCTGGAGAATTCCGCTGTTGTGATCATCCCTGCAGGTGTGCCCCGTAAACCCGGCATGACCCGCGACGACTTGCTTGCTGTCAACGGCAAGATTGTTGCAGGCCTCGCAGACAGTATTGCACGTGTCTGCGATTTGAAACGTGCCTTTGTACTCGTCATCTCCAACCCGGTGAACACGCTGGTTCCTGTGGTTGTCAACAAGCTGATTAGTACCGCGCAGTCGCTGAAGCGTGACTGCAAGGGCATTGAGAGACGCGTCTTCGGCGTCACCCAGCTGGACATGGTCCGTGCCTCTGCGTTTGTCCAACAATACTCAGACTACGAGAACAATGAGCTTCCCCATGTGCCCGTCATCGGCGGACACTCAGGAGAAACAATTGTTCCTCTTCTGGGAGCCGCCCAAAAGCGGTACGGGTTCTCTGCGGACCAACGCTTCGCGTTGGTCCGCAGAATCCAGTACGGGGGCGACGAAGTGGTGAAGGCTAAAAATGGGGCGGGCTCTGCGACCCTCTCTATGGCCTACGCTGCTTATGTGACCGCTGTCCCATTTGTAGAGTTGTTTTTGGGCACCAGAGACTCGTTCACCGGGACCTTGTTTGTTTCCTTGATAGACCACAGTGGCAAGCCGATAGCCGCCGGCGCACAGGAACTTTTGGCCGCGACGGACCACACTGCATACTTTGCTGCGCCGGTCACGATCACGGTCCATGATGGTGTGACTGCAGTTGATTACAAGGTTTTGGATCTGGCTGACGAGGAGGACAAGACCAAGTTGTTGCCTGCGTGTGTCAAGGGCCTGAAGTCCAACATCGAGGCCGGACTCTCTCTGGACGTTTGA
- the TRM13 gene encoding tRNA:m4X modification enzyme (similar to Ashbya gossypii ADL163W), protein MHIALKTMQSRKNSGEPTTKRPKMQAPERLQCTFFLENKKRRCGMMRSAKFLFCTEHAQHLDNKELHSSDAAAAAARVPCPLDPRHTVWSRKLKAHIRKCNKAKDIFLLEQKTDMPWYCPGLNRADVSRRASVDKAAASCAVLGVAAEHSTEQQVILHSVSILNRISDGEFSEALPLHEQSNEQVEFHRFPQLLGNKKHAIQQSSLIQHLKVHGLWNRPDGGHVTYIEFGCGRAELSRYLNQSTVLSQLPTTKSPAVPAFVLIDRGTNRMKYDKKFNDDIAEFYTAYQPAVPVDQRRWVTITRKKIDIADLNLDALLSDGSDHVAISKHLCGVATDFTIRCIFNSERLKTSLKGVLIAMCCRHACDAAEYVNPEYLTSLLDKYNVAHEGLSYSQFFSALRKIASWAVCGRRPGVADTDINSHFTGLSVRERERLGEIARRVIDEGRCAYFRERGYDVRLFRYCDSSVTLENVAMLVTRRG, encoded by the coding sequence ATGCATATCGCTCTGAAGACAATGCAAAGCAGGAAGAATAGTGGAGAGCCAACGACAAAACGCCCAAAGATGCAGGCTCCAGAACGGTTGCAGTGCACGTTCTTCCTGGAAAACAAGAAACGGCGATGTGGTATGATGCGATCTGCAAAATTCCTGTTCTGCACAGAGCATGCACAGCATCTGGATAACAAAGAATTGCATTCCAGCGATGCAGCTGCCGCTGCCGCGCGTGTTCCATGTCCTTTGGATCCGCGCCATACTGTCTGGTCACGGAAACTAAAGGCACACATACGTAAGTGTAATAAAGCcaaagatatttttttaCTCGAACAGAAAACGGATATGCCGTGGTACTGTCCCGGGCTTAACAGAGCTGATGTTAGCCGCCGAGCTAGCGTTGACAAAGCAGCCGCTAGCTGCGCTGTGCTCGGCGTAGCCGCCGAGCACAGCACCGAACAGCAGGTCATATTGCACAGTGTCTCTATACTCAACCGCATTAGTGACGGGGAATTCTCCGAAGCCTTGCCGTTGCACGAACAATCGAACGAACAAGTTGAGTTTCACAGGTTTCCCCAACTGTTGGGAAACAAAAAGCACGCGATCCAACAGTCGTCATTAATCCAGCACCTTAAAGTTCACGGGCTATGGAATAGGCCCGACGGAGGTCACGTGACGTATATAGAATTCGGGTGTGGGCGTGCAGAGCTGTCCCGGTACTTGAACCAGTCCACCGTGCTGTCGCAGCTTCCAACAACCAAGAGCCCCGCGGTTCCGGCGTTTGTACTCATTGACCGAGGAACCAACCGTATGAAATATGACAAGAAGTTCAATGACGACATTGCGGAGTTCTACACCGCGTACCAGCCAGCGGTGCCTGTGGACCAGCGAAGGTGGGTGACCATTACAAGGAAGAAAATCGACATTGCAGACCTCAACTTAGATGCGCTTCTTTCAGACGGTTCAGATCACGTGGCCATCTCAAAACATCTTTGTGGAGTCGCTACAGATTTTACAATTCGGTGTATTTTCAACAGTGAGCGTCTGAAAACATCGCTGAAGGGGGTGCTGATTGCCATGTGTTGTAGACATGCGTGCGATGCTGCGGAATATGTAAATCCGGAATACTTGACGTCTTTGTTGGACAAGTATAATGTTGCGCACGAGGGTTTGAGTTACTCACAGTTCTTCTCTGCGCTCAGAAAGATTGCGTCGTGGGCTGTCTGCGGGAGGAGACCTGGCGTAGCTGATACAGACATAAATAGTCACTTTACAGGTCTTTCTGTACGAGAGCGGGAACGATTGGGAGAAATCGCTCGAAGAGTCATTGATGAAGGTAGATGTGCATATTTTAGGGAGCGTGGCTATGATGTGCGTTTGTTTAGGTACTGTGATAGCAGCGTTACCTTGGAAAATGTAGCGATGCTTGTGACTCGGCGTGGGTGA